One window of Candidatus Cloacimonadota bacterium genomic DNA carries:
- the recR gene encoding recombination protein RecR gives MLVSPGLERLIQALNRFPGIGRKTARRLAWFLVSQDSSFALELAETIKNTVESFTTCKFCNMLAESDPCPFCSAEDRSDDLLCVVENTADIQIIEDMNDYRGRYFVLGSLLSPIDGLGPEQIRSAALLQRIESLAPEEVVLALKPSPEGEATIHFLSELLDNNGVKVTRLSTGIPFGGELEYSSMLTLSNAWKRRYPV, from the coding sequence ATGCTCGTTTCCCCCGGATTGGAGCGGCTGATTCAAGCCCTGAACCGCTTTCCAGGCATCGGACGCAAAACCGCGCGACGCCTGGCTTGGTTTTTGGTGAGCCAGGATTCCTCTTTTGCCCTGGAGCTGGCGGAAACCATCAAAAACACCGTGGAAAGCTTTACCACCTGCAAATTTTGCAATATGTTGGCGGAAAGCGACCCCTGCCCTTTTTGCAGTGCGGAAGACCGCTCGGACGACCTGCTCTGCGTGGTGGAAAACACCGCTGACATTCAAATTATCGAAGATATGAACGACTATCGCGGGCGCTATTTCGTTTTGGGCAGCCTGCTCTCCCCCATCGATGGGCTGGGGCCAGAACAAATCCGCTCCGCCGCGCTTTTGCAAAGAATCGAAAGCCTGGCTCCCGAAGAGGTGGTTTTGGCTCTCAAACCTTCCCCAGAGGGCGAAGCCACCATCCATTTTCTTTCGGAATTGCTTGATAACAATGGGGTTAAGGTAACCCGACTTTCCACGGGCATCCCCTTTGGCGGCGAACTTGAATACAGCAGCATGCTGACTCTTTCCAACGCTTGGAAGCGGCGTTATCCGGTTTAA
- a CDS encoding YbaB/EbfC family nucleoid-associated protein — translation MQNMNQLMKQAQKMQQEMMKSQQELESKVFEASSGGGVVRVEMTGKFEIKSLKIEPDAVSPEDVEMLEDLILAAIQEAHSQVSEATEEIMGKVTGGMKIPGLF, via the coding sequence ATGCAAAACATGAATCAACTGATGAAACAGGCGCAAAAGATGCAGCAGGAGATGATGAAATCTCAGCAGGAGCTGGAATCCAAAGTCTTTGAAGCCTCTTCCGGTGGCGGCGTGGTCCGCGTGGAAATGACCGGAAAGTTTGAAATCAAAAGCCTGAAAATCGAGCCCGACGCCGTTAGCCCGGAAGACGTGGAAATGCTGGAAGACCTCATTCTGGCTGCCATCCAGGAAGCACATTCCCAGGTTTCCGAAGCCACGGAAGAGATTATGGGCAAGGTGACCGGAGGGATGAAAATCCCCGGGCTGTTCTAA